From one Microbacter margulisiae genomic stretch:
- a CDS encoding translocation/assembly module TamB domain-containing protein: MMLKSKQKIPNLALVVIAIIVYLFIFGYILLNMTYVQNVVRKQIVSELSETLHTRVDIAQLSFRPFSHFILKGLYLEDQQRDTLLYVHQVNVRIDFWKLFARKVSITEADMNQFDCHLRIDSTGQSNLAFVLKAFASKDTIHGPMKISFHVSRFKLDHSRFRLTDARKHQTGNHFSLANMDVDNLHLDMSLKEFSSDTLVATIHSLGLKERSGFQINNLQTVVVGNSHRVFFPRFLLEMPKSALRLDSVSFRYGKLSNLSDFVNKVRLKCRLLPSNVILSDLSGFVPAFKGYDDEYKLSTRLEGTIADIKCNDLKITNKNNFKFDGNFEISGLPNINDAFVYANVKQMHLNMAHLQDIIADLTNKPFMLPVPVMRLGTIYFSGSLTGFLSEMVAYGNVSTRLGNLRTDLKLSATNQLRDFSYSGTLSMNGFQLGAFLNNPQIGNVTLRASGKGSSSADKPMVLKANATVSSFVFRNYLYKNILFDASVKNRKFDGTASIHDPNVTFNVAGLIDWNKSNPMYQFTASFENFKPYALHLTPKWKNLAVSMQLQANLEGDLLGQAKGALVINQLSLDNGQDRFVLPLLKIEAHPASGTTNEVLVSSNLINGKIEGHYNLSKIGNDLSYLTSLYLPSLFSKGQKLTYYNDLTWNFTLDSVATDRIGTILNLPVQLHRGGTIQGSLNSKENQFKFTLDVPDATIGKSHLTNMHFVCDNQNKKGEVNFNAMLLQRSSILNVYANFVAANDSLRSSLSWDNNKEPTFAGELVTQTNFLRNNNQLTGKISILPTQIMVNDSVWNMLPCDITTDFHTFWINHFGIERHLQHLYLSGAVSSQPSDSLNVDLLGIHLEDVSDLIKLESPRLNGSVNGKVTVFGALQHPVANANLVIHHFGLNNADWGDNYVTSHWDGVNNILNASVKVYNKNTNSTLVTMSGNFYPSLDSLAFNGTTNHLSIDFLNPYLCTFLASPKGTASGPISLFLKDRHFWIVGDQFVNGGQAGLSYLNTTYTFNDTIHLRRGSIFAHDLAFKDQEGHEGHLALLVRNTDLKDWHYDVKVQGNNLLGLNTTENNNSYFWGKAYASGTVHVYDEGNTTHIDVNATSQSGTNMVFSVDNSQSSISNTFITYVTKSDYHGKEQKKETPKQLKPTDTQTIINTTFNITPEAHVELLIDRRAGDRINAIGSGLINVWYNTTSSDLQMFGNYTVNSGNYLFTFQNALFRDFKIDNGSKIRWDGSAMNPTIDINATYQVNASLADLMDADLLKTTNRTSVLVNCLLNLTGNLLHPDIKFDIELPNARDELKREVKNIINTDEMMNRQIIYLLAFGRFYTPDYMRTSTNSLGQNELLSVATSTLSSQLNNWLSQAVKGLNLGLNWNRSGLGSLQGNDYEAAIQYQNNRWIINGNLGYRDDNFSATKFIGDLDIQYLFSQNGKWSVRAYNHTNDYKELNPSLYTQGIGLTYTENFSSFDELFVDYWETFKKLFDRKINSK; this comes from the coding sequence GATTTTTGGAAGTTGTTTGCACGAAAAGTTTCGATTACCGAAGCAGATATGAATCAATTTGATTGTCATTTACGAATTGATTCGACAGGACAATCGAATCTGGCTTTTGTGTTGAAGGCGTTTGCATCTAAAGATACGATCCATGGCCCGATGAAAATTTCGTTTCATGTGAGCCGTTTCAAGCTGGATCATAGTAGATTTCGGTTAACAGATGCACGCAAACACCAGACAGGTAATCATTTTAGCCTGGCAAATATGGATGTGGATAATCTTCACCTTGACATGTCACTTAAAGAATTTTCATCCGATACTCTTGTCGCAACGATCCATTCGTTGGGATTGAAAGAGCGGTCCGGATTTCAGATTAATAACCTTCAAACTGTTGTTGTCGGAAATTCGCATCGTGTCTTTTTCCCTCGTTTTCTTCTGGAAATGCCTAAGAGTGCATTACGGTTGGATAGCGTGTCGTTCAGGTATGGAAAACTATCCAATTTGTCAGACTTTGTGAACAAAGTCAGGTTGAAATGCCGATTGTTGCCGTCAAATGTGATTCTCTCCGATTTGAGTGGTTTTGTCCCGGCATTCAAGGGGTATGATGATGAATACAAATTATCAACCAGATTGGAAGGAACGATTGCAGATATTAAGTGCAACGATTTGAAGATTACGAATAAGAATAATTTCAAATTTGACGGAAATTTTGAGATCAGTGGCCTTCCCAATATAAATGATGCCTTTGTATATGCCAACGTGAAGCAGATGCACCTGAATATGGCACATTTGCAGGATATTATTGCAGACCTGACGAATAAGCCATTTATGTTGCCAGTTCCTGTCATGCGTTTGGGAACGATTTATTTCAGCGGATCGCTGACGGGTTTTTTAAGCGAAATGGTGGCTTACGGGAATGTTTCCACCAGGTTGGGTAATTTGCGTACTGATCTGAAACTTAGCGCGACGAATCAACTGCGTGACTTTAGTTATTCCGGAACATTGAGTATGAATGGTTTCCAGTTAGGAGCTTTCCTGAATAATCCGCAAATAGGTAATGTGACGTTGCGTGCATCGGGAAAAGGAAGTAGTTCTGCTGATAAGCCGATGGTTCTGAAGGCAAATGCAACCGTCTCGTCGTTTGTGTTCAGAAATTATTTGTATAAGAATATATTATTCGATGCATCAGTCAAAAATCGCAAGTTTGATGGAACCGCATCTATTCATGATCCGAATGTGACGTTTAATGTTGCTGGATTAATCGACTGGAATAAAAGCAATCCGATGTATCAGTTTACTGCTTCTTTTGAAAATTTCAAGCCTTATGCGTTGCATTTAACACCAAAATGGAAAAACCTGGCGGTTTCCATGCAATTGCAGGCCAATCTTGAAGGCGATTTATTGGGGCAAGCCAAGGGGGCTCTTGTTATCAATCAATTGTCGCTTGACAACGGACAAGATCGCTTTGTGCTGCCTTTGTTGAAAATTGAGGCACATCCGGCATCCGGGACAACGAATGAAGTGTTGGTTTCTTCAAATCTGATAAACGGGAAAATAGAAGGGCATTACAACCTGAGCAAAATAGGGAATGATTTGAGCTATTTGACATCGTTGTATTTACCGTCGTTATTCTCTAAAGGACAAAAACTTACCTATTATAATGATCTGACCTGGAATTTTACCCTTGATTCTGTTGCAACTGACAGGATAGGTACGATTCTGAACTTGCCCGTACAGCTTCATCGCGGAGGGACCATCCAGGGATCGTTAAACAGCAAAGAGAATCAGTTTAAATTTACACTGGATGTACCTGATGCCACCATTGGGAAAAGTCATTTGACTAATATGCATTTTGTTTGCGACAATCAGAATAAGAAAGGTGAAGTTAATTTTAATGCGATGTTGCTTCAAAGGTCGTCGATTCTGAATGTCTATGCCAATTTTGTGGCGGCAAATGATTCCTTAAGGAGCAGCTTGTCTTGGGATAACAACAAAGAACCGACTTTTGCCGGAGAATTGGTTACACAAACGAACTTTTTACGCAATAACAATCAGTTGACAGGAAAAATATCCATTTTGCCTACACAAATCATGGTCAATGATTCTGTGTGGAATATGTTGCCCTGTGATATAACAACTGATTTTCATACATTCTGGATTAATCATTTTGGGATAGAGCGCCATTTGCAGCATCTTTATCTTTCCGGCGCTGTTTCATCTCAACCTAGTGATAGTTTGAATGTTGATTTGCTGGGTATTCATCTGGAAGATGTTTCGGACCTGATTAAGCTGGAGTCTCCCCGTTTAAATGGATCGGTAAACGGAAAAGTCACTGTGTTTGGTGCTCTGCAACATCCGGTGGCTAATGCAAATCTGGTGATTCATCACTTTGGATTGAATAATGCCGATTGGGGAGATAACTATGTTACAAGCCACTGGGATGGAGTAAACAACATTCTGAACGCTTCGGTGAAGGTTTATAATAAGAATACAAATTCCACCTTGGTAACTATGTCCGGGAATTTCTATCCTTCACTGGATTCATTAGCATTTAACGGAACAACAAATCATCTCTCGATAGATTTCCTGAACCCATATTTATGTACGTTTCTTGCTTCTCCGAAAGGGACTGCAAGCGGGCCTATTTCATTATTTTTGAAAGACAGGCATTTCTGGATTGTTGGCGATCAGTTTGTCAATGGAGGACAGGCTGGTTTAAGCTATCTGAATACTACATATACATTCAATGATACTATTCATTTGAGAAGAGGTTCTATCTTCGCCCACGATCTTGCATTTAAAGATCAGGAAGGGCATGAGGGACATTTGGCTTTGCTTGTGCGAAATACAGATTTGAAAGATTGGCATTATGATGTTAAAGTGCAGGGAAATAATTTATTGGGACTGAACACAACGGAGAATAACAACTCATATTTCTGGGGTAAAGCTTATGCTTCGGGAACTGTGCATGTGTATGATGAGGGAAATACCACGCATATTGATGTTAATGCAACTTCTCAATCCGGAACTAACATGGTCTTTTCAGTAGATAATTCCCAGTCATCCATTTCGAATACCTTTATTACCTATGTCACCAAGAGTGATTATCATGGAAAGGAACAGAAGAAAGAGACTCCAAAACAGTTAAAGCCAACCGATACACAGACAATTATAAATACCACATTTAATATAACTCCTGAAGCGCACGTTGAGTTGCTAATCGATCGAAGAGCGGGCGACAGAATCAATGCAATAGGGTCAGGCTTGATAAATGTGTGGTATAATACAACTTCATCTGATCTTCAAATGTTTGGAAATTATACTGTTAATAGTGGAAATTATTTATTTACTTTTCAGAATGCATTATTCAGAGATTTCAAAATCGACAATGGGAGCAAAATCCGATGGGATGGCTCTGCGATGAATCCAACCATTGATATTAACGCGACGTATCAGGTGAATGCATCGCTAGCCGATTTAATGGATGCAGATTTATTGAAAACAACCAATCGAACCAGTGTTCTGGTTAATTGTTTACTGAATCTTACCGGAAATTTGCTGCATCCTGATATTAAGTTTGATATTGAACTTCCCAATGCCCGTGATGAACTGAAACGTGAAGTCAAAAACATTATCAACACGGATGAGATGATGAATCGTCAAATTATATATTTATTGGCATTTGGGCGTTTCTATACGCCTGATTATATGCGGACATCCACCAATTCACTGGGACAAAATGAGCTTTTATCAGTTGCCACTTCAACGCTTTCGAGCCAATTGAACAACTGGCTTTCACAGGCAGTTAAAGGCTTAAATCTTGGACTGAACTGGAACCGGTCAGGACTTGGAAGCTTGCAGGGAAATGATTACGAAGCTGCCATTCAGTATCAAAACAATCGTTGGATTATCAATGGTAATTTAGGCTACAGGGACGATAATTTTTCTGCAACTAAATTTATTGGCGATCTGGATATTCAGTATTTATTTTCCCAGAACGGCAAATGGAGTGTTAGAGCATACAATCATACCAACGATTACAAGGAACTGAATCCATCGCTATACACGCAAGGAATCGGCTTAACATACACGGAAAATTTCAGTTCATTTGACGAATTGTTTGTCGACTATTGGGAGACATTTAAAAAGCTATTTGATAGAAAAATAAATTCAAAATGA